One segment of Rattus norvegicus strain BN/NHsdMcwi chromosome 16, GRCr8, whole genome shotgun sequence DNA contains the following:
- the Hesx1 gene encoding homeobox expressed in ES cells 1 — MSPSLREVAQLRESKPSPCSFSIESILGLDQKKDCATSVRPHRPWTDTCGDSEKDGNPRLHAPGLPSEISFPCPVDHPMPEERAPKYENYFSASETHSLKRELSWYRGRRPRTAFTQNQVEVLENVFRMNCYPGIDIREDLAQKLNLEEDRIQIWFQNRRAKLKRSRRESQFLMAKKPFNPDLLK, encoded by the exons atgtctcccAGCCTTCGGGAAGTTGCTCAGCTCCGGGAAAGCAAACCCTCACCCTGCTCCTTCTCAATCGAGAGCATTTTAGGACTGGACCAGAAAAAAGATTGCGCAACGTCAGTAAGACCCCACAGACCCTGGACAGACACCTGCGGCGACTCAG AGAAAGACGGTAACCCACGTCTACATGCCCCAGGTCTTCCCAGTGAGATTTCATTTCCTTGTCCAGTGGATCACCCAATGCCTGAAGAAAGGGCTCCCAAATATGAAAATTACTTTTCAGCCTCAGAAACACACTCTTTGAAAAGAGAGTTGAGTTGGTACAGAGGACGAAGGCCAAGAACCGCTTTTACACAGAACCAG GTCGAAGTACTAGAAAATGTCTTCAGAATGAACTGCTATCCTGGCATTGATATCAGAGAGGACCTAGCTCAAAAGCTGAATTTAGAGGAGGACAGAATCCAG ATTTGGTTCCAAAACCGTCGAGCAAAGCTGAAAAGGTCCCGGAGAGAATCACAGTTTCTAATGGCAAAAAAGCCCTTCAATCCAGATCTTCTGAAATAG